The sequence ATCTATATTTCCATTGAATTATTGCTCCAATTTGGACACCCTGCAAAGTTCATAAATGTAAACATTCATTTGAAATATATTTGTAAGTTTAAATTTTGGTATAAGACTCACCTCGTTGTCCATCAGTATCAATTTCTTCACCCTTGTACTTAAGTTAATTCCACAAACTATTTCATGTCCAATTCGCAATACTTTCAATCGTATTGAGGAGAACCTTTGATTTGTATCTAAAATTCTTAGTGATTGTGTGTTGAATCGATCGACAACATAATTTctgcaattaaaaaaaataatgaaattttcAAGTAATATGCAAATAACgctataaatttataattgtttAACTTTGTAATGCTTTCTTCTCTTTACATTGCATTTATTTCACAAAGACTTGTTCGATTAAAGAAGAGGACGAGGAACAAGTATATTAAGAACTATATTAAAATACACTATAAAATTATATGACGACTCAATGCATAATTATTTAGTTTAGGTCCGTCAATTTTACCTGGATGTATTTTTTAACACTGTGTCATACaagtaaaataatattaataattattataaatataaccatatgtgatttttttgtgcttcaatatttaattattaatatatatatttactctgTGTATCATGATTACTTGAGGTACATGTGTATATAAAATCTGTGTAGCTAAGATAGACTATATACACCATATATATTCATCTAAATTCTAACAACTAAATTAAATTAACgaagaatttatatatatatatatatatatatctatatatattatgaaatttatAACCCACTAAATTTATTCCAAAGTCTGCTAAACAATAACATGAAGAATTTATCAAACAACAAAACCAAGTTCATCGGCAGATTAAGTTTCTTGTTATGAACAAGTTCTCTAACGCTGTAATATATGGATCTCTAATGATGTCCCAAGTAAAATATGAAACAACTCTATTGTCCGAGACCTAAACAAAGCTTCAAGTTAAACACAATAAATATTCTAACGGGAAAATATGCACGTTCGAGAGAGATAAACAAAAACACGAACAAAATATGCGTACTGTTGTTGGAGGGGCTCTTGGTCGTCGAAGGATTCCGGCAGGGGCTTGCGGCTGAGGATGGCAGAGATGCGTTCTTCGGCAGTCTTGGGTGTAGGCGTGCGAAGAGAAACAAATAGGATTAGGAAATTAGTATACAatatgtataataataatatatatctcTTAAGATACAAAGAATTGTGATTAGTGTATATATATCGCTTAAGATACAAAGAATTATGAGTAGTGTAGGATTCTTCGTGTaggattcttcttcttcttcttctaataataataataataataataataataataataacaatagtaataatataaaatgatatTACATTAttacccttaaaataaattaaaaagtagggacataataggcaaatcaaattttgtaaaacaaggctcttttataataggtatagatttgAAGGGAAAACAGAGCATATATTACGACAAATCAGAAAGAGCAATATCCAGAAGCCAGGTAGAAATTCCAAATCATTACATCCAAAGTAGACAAAACATAACAAGCCAACAACCCTATTAGGATCACGACGAGCGCGAAAGAACTCCAAAACAACCGAACTTCTAGCATGAACAAAAGCTTCCCAAAGATCATCACAAAGAGAATCAGTGCCTCGCTGATCTTCATTAAGAACATGAGTAGCTAGGAGAGAATCAGTATGCACCACCACCGGGCCAAGGTCGTTCACCAAACAAAAACCGATAGCTATAAGCATAGCATGAAGCTCACCTAATAAAGTGTAGTAAGACGCATAATTGAAACGATGATCTATTTGAAGAAGGAAGATAGTAGAAACAAGATATGAAGAAATCACGATTGTCAAAGCAACTAAATGTCATTTACAAACACACAACCACCAAACGGAGAATTCACAATCCTTAAGTTTGAATCCCTCATCTTTGTTGCAATACTTTTGGTTGTCACCATCTTTAACTCCTTGAAACAAGCCAGCATCACAATCTCTTCCGGGACGGTATCCAGATATGGACAATCATGGATTTCTAATTTCTCAAGCGTACGCATTGCATATTTTCCACAATGTACATTTCTCAGATTCCATAACTCTTCGATGCACAGGATTTGTAGCAAGGGAAAACTGTCATCCAAAATCACCATTTGTTGACCAGTGTATGCATTATGTAATTTGAGGTATTTGAGCTTGGGTAACTTCTCGGCTAGTAGTGGCATGGGGTCTTCATCAAGACAGCTATCAATCAACGTCAACGATTCAATATTTGGAGGGAGATTATTTGGTAACGTGGCAAGGAGTCCATCCAATTTGAGTGTACGAACACTTTGCAGAATACCAAGCTCATCCAAACAAGGCATGCTTCTGAAACGATATCCTCTCAAGATTAGATGATCAAGAAACAAGTCTGCCAATGACACAAAGAGCTTGCTTACATCTGAGTTTCCATCCAATCCTTCTATGCCCAATTTCTTAAACACAGAAAACATTCTTAAGCCCGAGATCAGAATTATACAATTATCAATCGTGACGTAGGTTAAGGTCCCCAGATACTCCAGCGTGTCAATATTCAAAGGCTTCCGGCAAATCAGATTAGACATGTAGAGCTGGCGAAGGCTATGCAATTCCCATATAACAACTGGCACCTCCACCATGAAGTTTTGAGCTATGTCAAGAACCTCAAGCTTTTTCAACCACCCCAACGTCTCTGGAAGCTCTTTTATGTAATTATTTCTCAGCCCCAAGTATATTAATTCCATCAATGTGCCGATACTTTCTGGTAAAACCTTCAATCCAAAATCTTCCAAATCAAGTATCTTAAGTTTTTCAAAGCTCTTCCAATAAGATGGACTAGCGTCCAAGTAGCCACCtccatggaagaagagagaaacaaGAAGCTTATCTTGATCTGTGGAGTAGTTGAACTTGTCTCTGCTACAAATGATAACACGATGATGAGGAGGACTCTCAGAGGGCCGATTATTTCCATTGTTCCTTAGGATCTCGAAACCTAGTTTCTCCTCTGCCTTTTGGATGGATAGCATGTGTAGCACAACATTCATGATATACTTTGTTCTCTTGTCATTGACATAATCAATAAAAGAGTCATTGACTAAATCCTCTAAAATTCGTCCACACCCATCTTCTGAATCCTCTACTACTCCTCCGGTAACCCAAATCTGTATCAACTTTTCTGCCCTCAAAGTAGTATTTTCCTTAAAGAAGGCCATAGACAAGAAACATGACTGCAGCTTGGGATCCAATTGAAGATAAAATGGTTCCAATAACTTCAATGTTGAACCAAAATCAACTGATTCAAGAAGTTGTTCCCATTCACTCCCACCTGACACTTTCTTTTCTGCTAATTGTTTTGCCACCTCTTTTATAGCTAATGGCAGACCGCCGCATTTTCTCAACATTTGTTTTCCCATATGCTCCAAATGCATTGGGAATTTGTGCTCACCCGTTAATTTATTGCCATGGTTTATTGTTTTCAGAAACAATTGCCAGCTGTTCTTAGAATCCAAAAATTTCATCTTATAAACACCTTGGTAGTCTAAAGGTATGTCGAGAGGTGTCGTGTGACTTGTGAGCAGCAATCTACTTCCATTTTCTGCTTACATAAGAAGAATACAAAAAGGAAGAGTCAGAAGGTTATTGAGTAGAGAAAATTTATATTGTTAGATTACATGATTCAgtcatatatttaaataaaaaaacattggACACTAATAATCTTTGgaatttattttaagtttaaTCACAAAAACTTTAAATTCAAATCATAAGCACACGAAAGATGATCATACTTGCATACAGTAATCTGGAAGATCGTCCACGAAAGATATCAAGTGCATTGCATGCATGATTAGATCATAAGCTGACGAAGATTGCAATACATACCTTCTAGTGGAAGGGCTtgaaagatagaaatcaagcTCATTTCTTTGGGCACGTCGTCGAGAACTATAAGATATCTCTTTCCTTGCAGGTGTTGGGAAAGCATATCTCGGAGGCTTGCGTTGTCCATATTCTCCAATAAGGAAGATGTATGGAGATTCTGAGGATCTTCTACTACTACCTGTTGTATTACTTTGATAAGTAGTTCTTCCGCAGTAATGAAGTGAGTACAATTAGATACCCAAGCACGGCGGTCGAAGTGTTTAACGATGGTTGGATGGTTGAATATCTCTCTGGCAAGAGTTGTCTTTCCAATACCAGCCATCCCTTTGATAACAACAGGCCACGTTAATTCCCCATCACCAATAATCCTTTTGCGAAGCAGAAATTTGACATCTCCCTCCAAGCCCACCACGTAGTTGTCATTTTCTTCGTCGTCAACATTTTTTGATGATGTCATGTTGGGCACATCATCTCCCAGCTCAAGCATCCGTTTTTTGATCTTTCCCATCCAACTATGGATGGATGCTAAGTCCCAACGACTGGTGTAAACTTCTTTGAAAAGGTTGATGGCCTCGTCAGCCACGTTCACGAGGCCAGATACTAAAAAATTTAGGATTCTCCCGTCTTCCAATTTCTTATCCCTCACAATATCCACaatctctctcatctctttaaTTATCATTTCAATTTCCTCATCTCTTTCATCCTTATAtgagaggcaattttccatcTTGTGTATCGCCAATAAGAGGAGGGCCTCCGACATGTTTGAGCTTACACCAAACTGCCCTAATAACCAAGTTAACACCATTAATAGCTACCAAATAACACATTCATTCCAACAAATccataaattattagtatagaaaaaattgatt comes from Salvia miltiorrhiza cultivar Shanhuang (shh) chromosome 3, IMPLAD_Smil_shh, whole genome shotgun sequence and encodes:
- the LOC131018278 gene encoding disease resistance RPP8-like protein 3 — encoded protein: MSEALLLLAIHKMENCLSYKDERDEEIEMIIKEMREIVDIVRDKKLEDGRILNFLVSGLVNVADEAINLFKEVYTSRWDLASIHSWMGKIKKRMLELGDDVPNMTSSKNVDDEENDNYVVGLEGDVKFLLRKRIIGDGELTWPVVIKGMAGIGKTTLAREIFNHPTIVKHFDRRAWVSNCTHFITAEELLIKVIQQVVVEDPQNLHTSSLLENMDNASLRDMLSQHLQGKRYLIVLDDVPKEMSLISIFQALPLEENGSRLLLTSHTTPLDIPLDYQGVYKMKFLDSKNSWQLFLKTINHGNKLTGEHKFPMHLEHMGKQMLRKCGGLPLAIKEVAKQLAEKKVSGGSEWEQLLESVDFGSTLKLLEPFYLQLDPKLQSCFLSMAFFKENTTLRAEKLIQIWVTGGVVEDSEDGCGRILEDLVNDSFIDYVNDKRTKYIMNVVLHMLSIQKAEEKLGFEILRNNGNNRPSESPPHHRVIICSRDKFNYSTDQDKLLVSLFFHGGGYLDASPSYWKSFEKLKILDLEDFGLKVLPESIGTLMELIYLGLRNNYIKELPETLGWLKKLEVLDIAQNFMVEVPVVIWELHSLRQLYMSNLICRKPLNIDTLEYLGTLTYVTIDNCIILISGLRMFSVFKKLGIEGLDGNSDVSKLFVSLADLFLDHLILRGYRFRSMPCLDELGILQSVRTLKLDGLLATLPNNLPPNIESLTLIDSCLDEDPMPLLAEKLPKLKYLKLHNAYTGQQMVILDDSFPLLQILCIEELWNLRNVHCGKYAMRTLEKLEIHDCPYLDTVPEEIVMLACFKELKMVTTKSIATKMRDSNLRIVNSPFGGCVFVNDI